A stretch of Arachis hypogaea cultivar Tifrunner chromosome 15, arahy.Tifrunner.gnm2.J5K5, whole genome shotgun sequence DNA encodes these proteins:
- the LOC112751866 gene encoding uncharacterized protein At3g49140 isoform X3 produces MSTSENTEDARLTAAETSRTIIEVNSKATLMFTSVINDVVHENVVWPDMPYLTDDRGNIYFQVKNSDDVLQSLTSENNFVQVIVGVDAMEMLSEMDLSGPSEIGFGIEEIDDQDTDDTDDSDEEDEDEDENEEYDSEWVTVVSDNDEQEDADETLEDWAKLETMRSSHPMYFAKKLAESASDDPIDWMEQPPACVAIQGVIRPAFIEEHSTIQKHLSTNQSNNSDITESVKGEIGVINGHVHNSMSSKDNTAEQVENNENSDLPFNETSFYKLEMIKIQVISAHGHPTDVEIEDYSKAQPDALAHSASKIIARLKADGEKTLQAFKSVCWRYKSIQVEEAQLISVDSLGFDLRVCSGAQVQTLRFTFKKRATSEYSAERQLNELLFPINHPKAAKNEAPPSK; encoded by the exons ATGTCAACATCTGAGAATACTGAAGATGCTAGGCTTACAGCAGCAGAAACAAGTAGAACAATTATTGAG GTTAACAGCAAAGCAACACTGATGTTCACAAGTGTGATTAACGATGTGGTTCATGAAAATGTTGTTTGGCCAGATATGCCTTATTTGACTGATGATCGAGGAA ATATATACTTCCAGGTGAAGAACAGTGATGATGTTTTGCAATCTCTAACTTCAGAGAATAATTTTGTG CAAGTTATTGTTGGTGTGGATGCCATGGAAATGTTGTCTGAGATGGACTTATCAGGTCCCTCAGAAATTGGTTTTGGGATTGAAGAAATTGATGATCAAGATACTGATGATACAGATGACAgtgatgaagaggatgaagatgaggaTGAGAATGAAGAATATGATTCG GAATGGGTGACTGTTGTTTCCGACAACGATGAGCAAGAAGATGCAGATGAAACACTTGAAGACTGGGCAAAGTTGGAGACTATGCGCTCTTCTCATCCAATGTATTTTGCCAAAAAATTGGCTGAG agTGCTTCTGATGATCCAATTGATTGGATGGAGCAGCCTCCAGCTTGTGTAGCTATCCAAGGGGTTATAAGACCTGCTTTTATTGAAGAACATTCTACAATACAAAAGCATCTATCTACCAATCAATCAAATAATTCTGACATAACTGAATCTGTAAAGGGGGAAATCGGTGTTATTAATGGTCATGTGCATAACTCAATGTCATCTAAAGATAATACAGCAGAACAGGTGGAGAATAATGAGAATAGTGATTTGCCTTTCAATGAGACTTCATTTTACAAATTGGAGATGATTAAGATTCAAGTGATTTCAGCACATGGACATCCT ACTGACGTTGAAATAGAAGACTACAGCAAAGCTCAACCTGATGCCCTTGCACACTCAGCCTCCAAAATCATAGCTCGTTTGAAAGCTGATGGGGAAAAGACCTTACAGGCCTTTAAGTCTGTGTGTTGGAGATACAAGAGTATCCAAGTAGAG GAGGCACAACTTATTTCTGTAGACTCCCTTGGGTTTGATCTAAGAGTTTGTTCAGGAGCTCAAGTTCAAACCCTGAGATTTACATTCAAAAAGAGG GCCACTTCAGAGTACAGTGCAGAGAGACAACTCAATGAATTATTATTTCCTATAAATCACCCAAAAGCTGCAAAAAACGAAGCACCCCCCTCCAAATGA
- the LOC112751866 gene encoding uncharacterized protein At3g49140 isoform X2: MMIIEPSIAVRFTSASATRSAAAAAGFHKRSLWSADDVNAAGSVASYQLACTCGFEAPWIRRQKYTGTPFIKRNKYVKNRIRVSSENLGSPQDPVKKDEKSSYHPFEEIAMSTSENTEDARLTAAETSRTIIEVNSKATLMFTSVINDVVHENVVWPDMPYLTDDRGNIYFQVKNSDDVLQSLTSENNFVQVIVGVDAMEMLSEMDLSGPSEIGFGIEEIDDQDTDDTDDSDEEDEDEDENEEYDSEWVTVVSDNDEQEDADETLEDWAKLETMRSSHPMYFAKKLAEPPACVAIQGVIRPAFIEEHSTIQKHLSTNQSNNSDITESVKGEIGVINGHVHNSMSSKDNTAEQVENNENSDLPFNETSFYKLEMIKIQVISAHGHPTDVEIEDYSKAQPDALAHSASKIIARLKADGEKTLQAFKSVCWRYKSIQVEEAQLISVDSLGFDLRVCSGAQVQTLRFTFKKRATSEYSAERQLNELLFPINHPKAAKNEAPPSK, translated from the exons ATGATGATCATCGAGCCATCGATCGCTGTCCGATTTACCTCCGCTTCCGCCACTCgctccgccgccgccgccgctggATTTC ataAAAGATCACTGTGGAGTGCCGATGATGTAAATGCAGCAGGTTCCGTTGCTTCGTACCAGCTTGCATGTACGTGCGGTTTCGAAGCTCCGTG gaTAAGACGTCAAAAATACACTGGCACTCCATTcataaaaagaaacaaatatgTAAAGAATAGAATTCGAGTATCATCAGAGAATCTGGGCTCGCCTCAGGATCCTGTCAAGAAAGATGAAAAGTCATCCTATCATCCATTTGAAGAAATTGCCATGTCAACATCTGAGAATACTGAAGATGCTAGGCTTACAGCAGCAGAAACAAGTAGAACAATTATTGAG GTTAACAGCAAAGCAACACTGATGTTCACAAGTGTGATTAACGATGTGGTTCATGAAAATGTTGTTTGGCCAGATATGCCTTATTTGACTGATGATCGAGGAA ATATATACTTCCAGGTGAAGAACAGTGATGATGTTTTGCAATCTCTAACTTCAGAGAATAATTTTGTG CAAGTTATTGTTGGTGTGGATGCCATGGAAATGTTGTCTGAGATGGACTTATCAGGTCCCTCAGAAATTGGTTTTGGGATTGAAGAAATTGATGATCAAGATACTGATGATACAGATGACAgtgatgaagaggatgaagatgaggaTGAGAATGAAGAATATGATTCG GAATGGGTGACTGTTGTTTCCGACAACGATGAGCAAGAAGATGCAGATGAAACACTTGAAGACTGGGCAAAGTTGGAGACTATGCGCTCTTCTCATCCAATGTATTTTGCCAAAAAATTGGCTGAG CCTCCAGCTTGTGTAGCTATCCAAGGGGTTATAAGACCTGCTTTTATTGAAGAACATTCTACAATACAAAAGCATCTATCTACCAATCAATCAAATAATTCTGACATAACTGAATCTGTAAAGGGGGAAATCGGTGTTATTAATGGTCATGTGCATAACTCAATGTCATCTAAAGATAATACAGCAGAACAGGTGGAGAATAATGAGAATAGTGATTTGCCTTTCAATGAGACTTCATTTTACAAATTGGAGATGATTAAGATTCAAGTGATTTCAGCACATGGACATCCT ACTGACGTTGAAATAGAAGACTACAGCAAAGCTCAACCTGATGCCCTTGCACACTCAGCCTCCAAAATCATAGCTCGTTTGAAAGCTGATGGGGAAAAGACCTTACAGGCCTTTAAGTCTGTGTGTTGGAGATACAAGAGTATCCAAGTAGAG GAGGCACAACTTATTTCTGTAGACTCCCTTGGGTTTGATCTAAGAGTTTGTTCAGGAGCTCAAGTTCAAACCCTGAGATTTACATTCAAAAAGAGG GCCACTTCAGAGTACAGTGCAGAGAGACAACTCAATGAATTATTATTTCCTATAAATCACCCAAAAGCTGCAAAAAACGAAGCACCCCCCTCCAAATGA
- the LOC112751866 gene encoding uncharacterized protein At3g49140 isoform X1 has product MMIIEPSIAVRFTSASATRSAAAAAGFHKRSLWSADDVNAAGSVASYQLACTCGFEAPWIRRQKYTGTPFIKRNKYVKNRIRVSSENLGSPQDPVKKDEKSSYHPFEEIAMSTSENTEDARLTAAETSRTIIEVNSKATLMFTSVINDVVHENVVWPDMPYLTDDRGNIYFQVKNSDDVLQSLTSENNFVQVIVGVDAMEMLSEMDLSGPSEIGFGIEEIDDQDTDDTDDSDEEDEDEDENEEYDSEWVTVVSDNDEQEDADETLEDWAKLETMRSSHPMYFAKKLAESASDDPIDWMEQPPACVAIQGVIRPAFIEEHSTIQKHLSTNQSNNSDITESVKGEIGVINGHVHNSMSSKDNTAEQVENNENSDLPFNETSFYKLEMIKIQVISAHGHPTDVEIEDYSKAQPDALAHSASKIIARLKADGEKTLQAFKSVCWRYKSIQVEEAQLISVDSLGFDLRVCSGAQVQTLRFTFKKRATSEYSAERQLNELLFPINHPKAAKNEAPPSK; this is encoded by the exons ATGATGATCATCGAGCCATCGATCGCTGTCCGATTTACCTCCGCTTCCGCCACTCgctccgccgccgccgccgctggATTTC ataAAAGATCACTGTGGAGTGCCGATGATGTAAATGCAGCAGGTTCCGTTGCTTCGTACCAGCTTGCATGTACGTGCGGTTTCGAAGCTCCGTG gaTAAGACGTCAAAAATACACTGGCACTCCATTcataaaaagaaacaaatatgTAAAGAATAGAATTCGAGTATCATCAGAGAATCTGGGCTCGCCTCAGGATCCTGTCAAGAAAGATGAAAAGTCATCCTATCATCCATTTGAAGAAATTGCCATGTCAACATCTGAGAATACTGAAGATGCTAGGCTTACAGCAGCAGAAACAAGTAGAACAATTATTGAG GTTAACAGCAAAGCAACACTGATGTTCACAAGTGTGATTAACGATGTGGTTCATGAAAATGTTGTTTGGCCAGATATGCCTTATTTGACTGATGATCGAGGAA ATATATACTTCCAGGTGAAGAACAGTGATGATGTTTTGCAATCTCTAACTTCAGAGAATAATTTTGTG CAAGTTATTGTTGGTGTGGATGCCATGGAAATGTTGTCTGAGATGGACTTATCAGGTCCCTCAGAAATTGGTTTTGGGATTGAAGAAATTGATGATCAAGATACTGATGATACAGATGACAgtgatgaagaggatgaagatgaggaTGAGAATGAAGAATATGATTCG GAATGGGTGACTGTTGTTTCCGACAACGATGAGCAAGAAGATGCAGATGAAACACTTGAAGACTGGGCAAAGTTGGAGACTATGCGCTCTTCTCATCCAATGTATTTTGCCAAAAAATTGGCTGAG agTGCTTCTGATGATCCAATTGATTGGATGGAGCAGCCTCCAGCTTGTGTAGCTATCCAAGGGGTTATAAGACCTGCTTTTATTGAAGAACATTCTACAATACAAAAGCATCTATCTACCAATCAATCAAATAATTCTGACATAACTGAATCTGTAAAGGGGGAAATCGGTGTTATTAATGGTCATGTGCATAACTCAATGTCATCTAAAGATAATACAGCAGAACAGGTGGAGAATAATGAGAATAGTGATTTGCCTTTCAATGAGACTTCATTTTACAAATTGGAGATGATTAAGATTCAAGTGATTTCAGCACATGGACATCCT ACTGACGTTGAAATAGAAGACTACAGCAAAGCTCAACCTGATGCCCTTGCACACTCAGCCTCCAAAATCATAGCTCGTTTGAAAGCTGATGGGGAAAAGACCTTACAGGCCTTTAAGTCTGTGTGTTGGAGATACAAGAGTATCCAAGTAGAG GAGGCACAACTTATTTCTGTAGACTCCCTTGGGTTTGATCTAAGAGTTTGTTCAGGAGCTCAAGTTCAAACCCTGAGATTTACATTCAAAAAGAGG GCCACTTCAGAGTACAGTGCAGAGAGACAACTCAATGAATTATTATTTCCTATAAATCACCCAAAAGCTGCAAAAAACGAAGCACCCCCCTCCAAATGA
- the LOC112751866 gene encoding uncharacterized protein At3g49140 isoform X4: MSTSENTEDARLTAAETSRTIIEVNSKATLMFTSVINDVVHENVVWPDMPYLTDDRGNIYFQVKNSDDVLQSLTSENNFVQVIVGVDAMEMLSEMDLSGPSEIGFGIEEIDDQDTDDTDDSDEEDEDEDENEEYDSEWVTVVSDNDEQEDADETLEDWAKLETMRSSHPMYFAKKLAEPPACVAIQGVIRPAFIEEHSTIQKHLSTNQSNNSDITESVKGEIGVINGHVHNSMSSKDNTAEQVENNENSDLPFNETSFYKLEMIKIQVISAHGHPTDVEIEDYSKAQPDALAHSASKIIARLKADGEKTLQAFKSVCWRYKSIQVEEAQLISVDSLGFDLRVCSGAQVQTLRFTFKKRATSEYSAERQLNELLFPINHPKAAKNEAPPSK, translated from the exons ATGTCAACATCTGAGAATACTGAAGATGCTAGGCTTACAGCAGCAGAAACAAGTAGAACAATTATTGAG GTTAACAGCAAAGCAACACTGATGTTCACAAGTGTGATTAACGATGTGGTTCATGAAAATGTTGTTTGGCCAGATATGCCTTATTTGACTGATGATCGAGGAA ATATATACTTCCAGGTGAAGAACAGTGATGATGTTTTGCAATCTCTAACTTCAGAGAATAATTTTGTG CAAGTTATTGTTGGTGTGGATGCCATGGAAATGTTGTCTGAGATGGACTTATCAGGTCCCTCAGAAATTGGTTTTGGGATTGAAGAAATTGATGATCAAGATACTGATGATACAGATGACAgtgatgaagaggatgaagatgaggaTGAGAATGAAGAATATGATTCG GAATGGGTGACTGTTGTTTCCGACAACGATGAGCAAGAAGATGCAGATGAAACACTTGAAGACTGGGCAAAGTTGGAGACTATGCGCTCTTCTCATCCAATGTATTTTGCCAAAAAATTGGCTGAG CCTCCAGCTTGTGTAGCTATCCAAGGGGTTATAAGACCTGCTTTTATTGAAGAACATTCTACAATACAAAAGCATCTATCTACCAATCAATCAAATAATTCTGACATAACTGAATCTGTAAAGGGGGAAATCGGTGTTATTAATGGTCATGTGCATAACTCAATGTCATCTAAAGATAATACAGCAGAACAGGTGGAGAATAATGAGAATAGTGATTTGCCTTTCAATGAGACTTCATTTTACAAATTGGAGATGATTAAGATTCAAGTGATTTCAGCACATGGACATCCT ACTGACGTTGAAATAGAAGACTACAGCAAAGCTCAACCTGATGCCCTTGCACACTCAGCCTCCAAAATCATAGCTCGTTTGAAAGCTGATGGGGAAAAGACCTTACAGGCCTTTAAGTCTGTGTGTTGGAGATACAAGAGTATCCAAGTAGAG GAGGCACAACTTATTTCTGTAGACTCCCTTGGGTTTGATCTAAGAGTTTGTTCAGGAGCTCAAGTTCAAACCCTGAGATTTACATTCAAAAAGAGG GCCACTTCAGAGTACAGTGCAGAGAGACAACTCAATGAATTATTATTTCCTATAAATCACCCAAAAGCTGCAAAAAACGAAGCACCCCCCTCCAAATGA
- the LOC112751867 gene encoding uncharacterized protein, with the protein MAQPSEPLRRRNNHHHRDNHICNFLQSTASNLLSLFNNNSSSSNLSPPTLPQPLSSKISLALPLPLQFAPLLPAQSSSTSAESTRPDSPFPSAAKSLRVAGLSKDGKGGGGPAFVGQVFSMCDLSGTGLMAVSTHFDIPFISKRTPEWLKKIFAAITKSERNGPVFRFFIDLGDAVSYVKKLNIPSGVVGACRLDLVYEHFKEKPHLFQFVPNEKQVKAANKLLKTIPQDGVGKKVDGVPVFSAQNLDIAIATKDGIKWYTPYFFDKGVLDNILEEAVDQHFHTLIQTRHLQRRRDVVDDNLAAEVIEEMNDSLGDPPEVQEVLDEMGHPSIPLSVISKAAELQFHYTVDKVILGNRWLRKATGIQPKFPYMVDSFERRSEASLLRISDSSSCLDNSKGEDDRKHSECIDSSCFNLNDNNSTIEDSHPKFRLPFGGWFPRKQQEKVESSRKGVHKEDSRLSPFLPKVTMIGLSTEEASQMSKASLKKQMENLTKELEKSELDNVIGSGSSEDNVEDRDPLFVANVGDYYSGIARKGPGRWIRGGTN; encoded by the exons ATGGCTCAGCCGTCAGAACCTCTCCGCCGCcgcaacaaccaccaccaccgtgACAACCACATCTGCAACTTCCTTCAATCAACAGCTTCcaacctcctctctctcttcaacaacaacagcagcagcagcaacctTTCTCCTCCAACCCTTCCACAACCACTCTCCTCCAAAATCTCTCTCGCTctaccacttcctctccaattcgCACCGCTACTCCCCGCGCAATCATCATCCACCTCGGCCGAGTCAACTCGCCCCGACTCACCATTCCCCTCCGCCGCCAAATCGCTGCGCGTGGCCGGACTCAGCAAGGATGGCAAGGGTGGCGGCGGCCCTGCCTTCGTCGGTCAGGTATTCAGCATGTGTGACCTCTCAGGGACTGGCCTCATGGCAGTTTCCACTCACTTCGATATTCCCTTCATCTCTAAAAG AACACCTGAGTGGCTGAAAAAAATATTTGCAGCAATCACCAAGAGTGAGAGGAATGGCCCTGTATTCCGCTTTTTTATTGATCTAGGAGATGCAG TTTCATATGTCAAAAAACTGAATATTCCAAGTGGTGTGGTGGGAGCCTGTCGTCTTGATCTAGTATATGAACATTTCAAG GAAAAACCACACTTGTTCCAATTTGTACCAAATGAGAAGCAG GTCAAGGCAGCTAACAAGCTTTTGAAGACAATTCCACAAGATGGTGTTGGAAAAAAGGTCGATGGGGTGCCTGTGTTTAGTGCCCAGAACTTAGACATTGCAATTGCAACTAAAGATGGAATTAAATG GTATACTCCCTACTTTTTTGATAAAGGCGTGCTTGATAACATTCTTGAAGAAGCTGTTGATCAACATTTCCATACATTAATCCAAACTCGACACTTGCAGCGACGGCGAGATGTGGTTGATGACAACCTAGCAGCAGAAGTGATTGAGGAAATGAATGACAGTTTAGGGGATCCTCCAGAG GTTCAGGAAGTCCTAGATGAAATGGGCCATCCAAGTATACCACTAAGTGTTATTTCAAAAGCTGCAGAACTTCAGTTCCATTATACTGTTGACAAGGTAATCCTGGGTAATAGGTGGTTGCGGAAAGCAACAGGCATACAACCAAAATTTCCCTATATGGTCGACTCGTTTGAGAGAAG AAGTGAAGCTTCTTTGCTGAGGATTTCAGATTCAAGCAGCTGTCTTGATAACTCTAAAGGGGAAGATGATAGGAAACATTCTGAATGCATTGACTCCTCTTGTTTCAATTTGAATGATAACAATTCTACAATCGAAGACTCTCATCCCAAATTTAGGCTACCTTTTGGTGGTTGGTTTCCCCGAAAACAGCAGGAAAAAGTAGAATCCTCGAGAAAAGGGGTACACAAAGAAGATTCAAGACTGAGTCCCTTCCTTCCAAAAGTAACAATGATTGGTCTATCTACAGAGGAAGCAAGCCAGATGAGCAAAGCTAGTTTGAAAAAGCAAATGGAGAATTTAACAAAAGAGTTGGAGAAGTCAGAGTTAGATAATGTGATTGGTAGTGGTAGCAGTGAGGACAATGTAGAAGATAGAGATCCACTTTTTGTAGCAAACGTTGGTGATTATTATTCTGGTATTGCAAGAAAAGGACCTGGTCGCTGGATACGTGGAGGAACCAACTAA